A window of the Eulemur rufifrons isolate Redbay chromosome 6, OSU_ERuf_1, whole genome shotgun sequence genome harbors these coding sequences:
- the DEPDC7 gene encoding DEP domain-containing protein 7 — MATVREKAAALNLSAFHSPAQRPPGFSVAQKPFGATYVWSSIINTLQTQVEVKKRRHHLKRHNDCFVGSEAVDVIFSHLIQNKYFGDVDIPRAKVVRVCQALMDYKVFEAVPTKVFGKDKKPTFEDSSCSLYRFTTIPNQNSQLGKENKLCSPSRYADALFKSSDFKSASLEDLWENLSLKPAISPHDVNISATLSPQVINEVWQEETIGRLLQLVDLPLLDSLLRQQEIVPKVSQPKRQPDMVNTSNYLDRGILKAYSDSQEDEWLSAAIDCLEYLPDQMVVDISRNFPEQPDRTDLVKELLFDAIGRYYNSREPLLNHLSDVHNGIAELLVNGKTEIALEATQLFLKLLDPQNREEFRRLLYFMAVAAHPSEFKLQKESDNRMVVKRIFSKAIVDNKNLSKGKTDLLVLFLMDHQKDVFKIPGILHKIVSVKLMAIQKGRDPNIDAGYIYCQRIDQSDYSSSTQKTTKDELLNLLKTIDEDSKLSAKEKKKLLGHFYKCHPDIFIEYFGD, encoded by the exons GTTTTAGTGTGGCCCAGAAGCCATTTGGAGCTACATATGTATGGAGCAGCATTATAAACACTCTTCAAACACAAGTGGAAGTGAAAAAACGGAGGCACCATTTAAAACGACACAATGACTGCTTTGTTGGTTCAGAAGCTGTGGATGTCATTTTTTCTCATCTAATTCAGAATAAGTATTTTGGTGATGTAGATATTCCTCGGGCCAAAGTGGTGAGAGTGTGTCAAGCACTTATGGACTACAAAGTATTTGAAGCAGTTCCAACCAAAGtctttggaaaagacaaaaaacctACATTTGAAGATAGTAGTTGCAGCCTTTATAGATTCACAACAATACCTAACCAAAACAGTCAATTAGGCAAGGAGAACAAACTATGTTCACCTTCCAG gtATGCAGATGCATTATTTAAGTCATCTGATTTCAAATCGGCCAGTTTAGAGGACCTGTGGGAAAATCTGAGTTTAAAGCCTGCCATCTCCCCTCATGATGTAAATATCTCTGCAACCTTATCTCCACAAG TTATTAATGAAGTATGGCAAGAAGAAACAATTGGGCGTCTACTACAACTTGTAGATCTTCCACTTCTTGACTCCTTACTCAGACAGCAAGAGATTGTACCTAAAGTTTCTCAACCTAAGAGGCAGCCTGACATGGTCAACACCAGTAACTATCTGGATCGAGGGATTCTCAAGGCTTATAGTGACTCTCA GGAAGATGAGTGGCTCTCTGCAGCAATTGACTGCTTGGAATACCTTCCAGACCAGATGGTGGTAGACATAAGCAGAAACTTCCCTGAGCAACCAGACAGAACAGATTTAGTGAAAGAACTTCTGTTTGATGCCATTGGCAGATATTACAATAGTAGGGAACCTCTGTTAAATCACTTATCTGATGTTCATAATGGAATTGCAGAGCTCTTAG TGAATGGGAAGACTGAAATAGCATTAGAAGCTACTCAGCTCTTTCTAAAGCTTTTGGATCCCCAAAACAGAGAAGAATTTAGAAGACTATTGTATTTCATGGCTGTTGCAGCCCATCCTTCTGAATTTAAATTACAGAAAGAA aGTGACAACCGAATGGTCGTGAAAAGGATATTCTCAAAAGCTATTGTTGACAATAAAAATTTATCCAAAGGCAAAACTGATCTTCTGGTACTCTTCTTAATGGATCATCAAAAAGATGTTTTTAAG aTTCCTGGAATTCTACATAAAATCGTCAGTGTTAAGCTTATGGCCATACAGAAGGGAAGAGATCCAAATATAGATGCAG GATATATTTATTGCCAGAGAATTGATCAAAGTGACTATTCCAGCAGTACACAGAAGACAACCAAAGATGAGCTGTTGAATTTACTAAAAACTATTGATGAAGATTCAAAACTGTCtgccaaagagaagaaaaaactgcTAGGTCACTTCTATAAGTGTCACCCAGACATCTTTATTGAGTATTTTGGAGACTGA